Sequence from the Helianthus annuus cultivar XRQ/B chromosome 13, HanXRQr2.0-SUNRISE, whole genome shotgun sequence genome:
AATAAAATCATGGAAGAATATTAATCAGTTGAATAAATGGTTGTTGTCTTGTAGGTTCAATTATTTTAAagtgatataatataatataatattattatgcatttttttaaaacaaaccTTAAAACTCAAAACTGGAGAGTATATTATTGTTGAATCTTAAGCACTGGGAAAGCAATAACATCTCTAATACTGGCTGAATTTGTCAAAAGCATCACCAGCCTATCAACCCCAAGTCCCTGAAATTAACATTACTCCataaataaggaaaaaaaaaacaagaagatTTTTTTAGGGGTAAAAATGCCATTTTTGAattttcgtccatgaggtttggccagttttgtgaatttcgtccaaaggtttgttttttcccatctggatccaaaaggtttgaaatcttgccattttcatctggctcgttaactccatccatttttctccattaagtcaggggtattttcgtcttttttgttaacggAAAGggaaattcggtctttttcattttatgtacataaaatgaaaaagaccgaattgcctttTAAGCTTACAAAAAAATGGaaatacccctaacttaacggagacaaatggatggagttaacgagccagatgaaaatggcaagattttaaaccttttggatccagatgcgaaaaaacaaacctttggacaaaagtcgcaaaactggccaaacctcatggacgaaaatAACATTTTACTCTCTGACAGTTTATGAGTAAACTACAACTTCGAGTCCCTGTGGTTGACATTATACGTTTTAAGTAAAAACTCAattaaaataatgaaaaaagaATTTTGTACCATTCCTGAAGCCGGTATTATACGTTTTAAGTAAAAAATCAattaaaataatgaaaaaagaATCGGGTTTGTACCATTCCTGAAGCCGGTGGCATCCCGTATTCCAACGCTGTTAAAAAATCTTCATCGAGAGTCACTTCATACGATGTTTCATCGTCGTCATCTTTTGTATCGGATGCTTTCGAAACTGCGGCCTCTCTCTTTTGATTATGTTGCTTCACTTGTTCTTCTAACCGTCCTCTCTGTCGACATTTGTTAGTTACATAACTTTGTGTCGTTTTAAATgattatataataatataaaaatgaGTTGTCGGTAAGGATTTGTAATTTTGTATAGAATATACCTGGTCCAAAGGATCGGTTAGCTCAGAAAACGCGTTCCCTAATTCCCGACCACAAATAAATAGTTCAAATCTCTCTGTTAAGCCTGCATGCCTGTGTCGAAAACGGAAAATTTTAAAGGATATACAGATATAGTTTGATTTCGAAAAAAACACCAAACGACTGATTCTTTTCAGCGATGTCCCATAGTAATTACAGGTAGGAAGATGGGATGGGATGGgctgggctcggctcggctcgtttattttATCGAGCTGAAagttgagctcgagctcggctagTAAAATGTTCAAGCCAGCTCGAGCCAAATTCAACCGGCTCGTaatttttttataacaaaaaacacaaaagataaataaaaattacacatatatctatatgtattattttttaatttctaATATTTTAAAGACCAAAAGGCATACAAAAAGTATTATATGtataatttttgtttattttcccatgttttctTATGTTATTGATTTATTAAACTTAAAATGTTAACACTTCAAGCCCCTCCGACATATTTTTATCATTAATAcatttaatttaaaattaatcTATACAAAATAAAATCATTCGAGCCGGCTAgtgagctcacgagccgagccaggcttagctcgggctcggctcgattacaACCAAGCTTTTTTGAGTTTTTTCTGAGCGAGCAGCAAATTGCGAGCTTTTTTAACACCCCTATGAATACAAGATTTAGGAGGTCGTATACACTAAAACCAGACGTTGGATGCATTCCAAGTTCCAATGGTTTTTGACCCAGCCAGTTTGACTAGTTCATCTTTTACCTTTtgttttcgaattttttttttttttcatttgactCGTTTGAAGATGGACCGAAATTTTGTTCATTAGTGAAATTGGTTTTGTGCAAAAGATTCTGCTTTTTTGTAGCGTTCTTGTCAGATCATATGATGCACATAATATAAAAAAACATGTcactaaataacaaaaataaattataaatttataatacCTCCGATGGGGCTTAGCCAAAGGAGATATCTCAACCGGATAATCCAACACAAATGTAGGTTGCACAAGTGTAGGTTCTACCACCATCTCAAAaacctgaaaaaaaaaactattatcaTTGGTATTTGATTTAAACTAGCattaagtcgatctaggacctgcACGTTGCaacgaacctgtcaaacgggaaaaaaaataGACggcgtaaaaacgttgaaccacacacgcacgttgcgtcatgttaacttacaaaatttagaGCGAAGTGTAAAACAAAACGTAAAAATGTTGAGAACCACACACGAACGTTGTGACGTCTTAACTCGCagaatttagaacgaaacgtaaaacgaaaaacttgcgaaaaatgaaaagtataggggaccaaagttgaaagtaaaaaagttgtgaggttaaattgtaaaagatgaaaagttttggattaaaagtaaaaaaaatcaaatagttttgggtgaaaagtaatttattaaatacttttagaatcaaagtaaaaaaaaagattaaattacgtttttggcccttgtggttatatcacttttacagttttactatattagcccaaaataagaatttttaacatatctgcccccatggccTCTGTAACTAaacattttggcccctaagtctagagatcatgggagccaaaatggttagttatagagaccatgggggccaaaatggttagttatagagaccatgggggcagatatgttaaaattcttattttgggctaatattgtaaaagtgatataaccacaggggccaaaaacgtaatttactcaaaaaaaacattttttttggaaaaccccgcAAGCATTAGGTACAACACCTCTATACACAAAAAGGTTGCTAATTTATAGTATATGAATTAGATCTTGAAAAAAGATTATTGAAATTGACCTCATTAAGCAGGTGACCAACTGACGAACATGCTTCAATCAAATGTCGGTCTTGATTATTTGGACCCATGTTGAGTGCATTAAAAGTGGCTTCTTTAACAGCATTAAGATCGTTTCCCAATTCGATAAAATCAATCCCCGTAGCTTCTTTCACTAAATTGTGCATTGTTTCCCTTCTCCAAGGCCTTTCCAGATTGATTTCTACGCCCTGCACGTAAATTGGTAAATATGAAAACTGCTTTTCAGCTCGTTATTAACTTAAAACGGTAGAAAAGAAACGGTACAACTTTTCAACGATTTATAGTTTTTATacttttaatatataaaacttaTGGGTGGTTGTAAAAAGATTTGAACGaaaatctattttttttgttaaattattaCTTACAGATGAAAATAGAGTAaggtacacggatggtccctgtggtttaccaaaattttaaatttggtccctagctttccaaaagtacacggatggtccctgtggtttgcactttgtaacacatttagtccctagccaacaaatctaaaggtttcagcAGGTCCAAGTTtaggactaaatgtgttacaaagtgcaaaccacaaggatcatccatgtacttttggaaaaggctggggactaaatgcgttacaaaataTATGTGAAACTGAAAGCTGAAAGAGATGATGGAGATTCAGAAGGCTAGAAGAAAAAAAGTTTTGGATTTtcattagggctgcaaacgaaccgaacaaatATGAACAAATCcctgtttgtgtttgtttgtcaTAGAAATATATGTGTTTACGAATTGTTcaagattttatgtttgtgttagTTCGTTAACGAAATTAAccctgttcgtgttcgtttgttaattttaggcaacgaacgttcatgaacacaaacgtaaaacaaacgaacacaaacaagcattcatgagCAGAATGTCTAATACAATATATAATACACTcatacttattaaatattttatttgtcggaattttgaagtatataaatataatataaaaactaaaaacataatgaactatcgaacataaacaaacacgttacaaaacgttcacgaacataaatgaacgaatgcGTCTGTgatcatgttcgttcatttaactaaacaaacgaaaggtcttgttcgtgtttgttaaTTTATTAAACGAACTTCCGCCGAACAGTTCACCACCTGTTCACTGAACCTTcgattcgtttgcagccctaatttTCAGAGACAACATTCAATTTAGAGGTTTACACACCTGATAATCAACGGTAAGCTTCGCGTTTACCGCAAGAGCGCATTGAGTTACAATTTCTTCAGCCATGTTCATCATGCTTTCATAGTCTGAGTAAGCTTCATATATCTGCCTCATTTTAAAAACAAAACCGATCAAATCAATAGTTTAAATATACTATTATGGTTTAAATACGTGAGTGTTAAATGATATGAACGAAAATAACGCATATATTACCTCTATAGTTGTGAATTCTGGATTATGACGAGTTGATATGCCTTCATTTCTAAATATTCTTCCGATCTCGTATACTTTTTCAAATCCTCCAACCTATAATGCAATCGTGAATACAAAAACAAGTTTATAAAAATAAGAGTAGAATGTCAAAATCGTCCCCgaggtttgggcacttttgccatttacatccaaaatataattttttttttgtaactggACCCCCGACgtttcatttttgttgccatttccatccaaatcactaactcggTTAAAAATGTATCGTTAACTCAGGGAGGATTTTGGCAATTTCGTTAACACatggacgattttagcaatttacccatttatttttttgtattttaactttttaaattttatttggaaaaattacaagttttgtcctttatctttataccacttttcaggcggtgtcctttttgaCGAATGTtgacagacggtgtcctttactaggtattttgttgcaagtttagtcctttacacccaacctagttaaaaaaccctgttaattgttgacatgCGGTGTCCttaactaggtattttgttgcaagtttagtcctttacctaggtattttgttgcaagtttagtcctttacacccaacaattaacagggttttttaactgggttgggtgtaaaggactaaacttgcaacaaaatacctagtaaaggacaccgcctgtcaatattcgttaaaaaggacaccacctgaaaagtggtataaagataaaggacaaaacttgtaatttttccattttattttatatcttttaataaaaataattataaatataatacatatacctatacacacattattatatatatacacacacacacacacatttatatataatTAGAGCCTCACCAACATTCTCTTCAAATGGAGTTCGGTGGCAATTCTTAGGTAAAGATCTCTACCAAGAGAGTTATGGTGTGTAATGAACGGTCTAGCTTCTGCACCACCCGCCGCT
This genomic interval carries:
- the LOC110898738 gene encoding lysine--tRNA ligase, chloroplastic/mitochondrial, encoding MLRLAGKITITMEALKVWSSRPLRHLFHVASSSSSLLPTSKSSTFIRCCSSSSSATGAAAATTAAVPKQAGRGRRSPAAPNTTSTSDRDAIRAIRLKKVEELRSKGFEPYAYKWDRTHTANQLQEIYKHLENGEESNSENDRVSISGRIVARRAFGKLAFLTLRDDSGTIQLYCEKERLENDQFEQLKSLVDIGDILGASGSIKRTEKGELSVCVNSFLILTKSLLPLPDKFHGLTDVDKRYRQRYVDMIANPEVADVFRKRAKIVSVIRQTVESVGFIEVDTPVLQGAAGGAEARPFITHHNSLGRDLYLRIATELHLKRMLVGGFEKVYEIGRIFRNEGISTRHNPEFTTIEIYEAYSDYESMMNMAEEIVTQCALAVNAKLTVDYQGVEINLERPWRRETMHNLVKEATGIDFIELGNDLNAVKEATFNALNMGPNNQDRHLIEACSSVGHLLNEVFEMVVEPTLVQPTFVLDYPVEISPLAKPHRRHAGLTERFELFICGRELGNAFSELTDPLDQRGRLEEQVKQHNQKREAAVSKASDTKDDDDETSYEVTLDEDFLTALEYGMPPASGMGLGVDRLVMLLTNSASIRDVIAFPVLKIQQ